One genomic window of Kaistia geumhonensis includes the following:
- a CDS encoding YbaB/EbfC family nucleoid-associated protein, whose translation MRDIMGMMSKAKELQSKMQAMQDEIATLEVKGSAGAGLVTVTMTAKGDLRKIAIDPSLLKADEGEILEDLVIAAHADARGKAEKLMADKMQSLTGGLGLPPGLKLPF comes from the coding sequence ATGCGCGACATCATGGGCATGATGAGCAAGGCCAAGGAACTGCAGTCCAAGATGCAGGCCATGCAGGACGAGATCGCCACCCTCGAGGTGAAGGGCAGCGCCGGCGCCGGCCTCGTCACCGTCACCATGACGGCCAAGGGCGACCTGCGGAAGATCGCCATCGATCCGTCGCTGCTGAAGGCCGACGAGGGCGAGATCCTCGAAGACCTCGTCATCGCCGCCCATGCCGACGCGCGCGGCAAGGCCGAGAAGCTGATGGCCGACAAGATGCAGTCGCTGACCGGCGGCCTCGGCCTGCCGCCGGGCCTCAAGCTTCCTTTCTGA
- the recR gene encoding recombination mediator RecR yields MPRAVAGPEIERLIQLLARLPGLGPRSARRAALALVKKKDLLLAPLASAMTVAAERIVTCSVCGNVDTADPCTICTDASRDARTIVVVEDVADLWALERAGAIDARYHVLGGTLSPLDGVGPDDLTIDALVARCAGGEVSEVIIAVNATVDGQATAHVIMDRLAGLPVKVSRLAHGVPVGGELDYLDEGTLSAAIRARTPL; encoded by the coding sequence ATGCCGCGCGCCGTCGCCGGTCCCGAGATCGAGAGGCTGATCCAGTTGCTGGCGCGGCTGCCCGGCCTCGGCCCGCGTTCGGCGCGGCGGGCGGCGCTGGCGCTGGTGAAGAAGAAGGACCTGCTGCTCGCCCCGCTCGCGAGCGCGATGACGGTCGCCGCCGAGCGGATCGTCACCTGTTCGGTCTGCGGCAATGTCGACACCGCCGATCCGTGCACGATCTGCACGGATGCCAGCCGGGACGCGCGGACCATCGTCGTCGTCGAGGATGTCGCCGATCTCTGGGCGCTCGAGCGGGCCGGGGCGATCGATGCGCGCTACCATGTGCTCGGCGGCACGCTGTCGCCGCTCGACGGCGTCGGGCCCGACGACCTCACGATCGATGCGCTCGTCGCGCGCTGCGCGGGGGGCGAGGTGTCGGAAGTGATCATAGCCGTCAACGCGACGGTCGACGGGCAGGCGACGGCGCATGTGATCATGGATCGTCTCGCCGGACTTCCGGTCAAGGTCTCGCGCCTCGCCCATGGGGTGCCGGTCGGCGGCGAGCTCGATTATCTCGACGAGGGCACCCTCTCGGCCGCGATCCGCGCCCGCACGCCGCTCTGA
- a CDS encoding DUF924 family protein, with protein MIPDDILAESHRYWCGHLPTAEHFPAEKAAIWFERSEATDTEIFTLFGPFLDAVAAHDWVLADLDRTEIVGLVIMLDQFPRNIFRSDKRAFAYDAAARRHARAAIDAGVGRFALIERVFLYLPFEHSEAIEDQDLSVRLFEDLLAAAPDEQKETYRDYLVFAEKHRDLIRRFGRFPHRNDWLGRENTAEEAAFLAEHGRGY; from the coding sequence ATGATCCCGGACGACATCCTCGCAGAGTCGCATCGCTACTGGTGCGGCCATCTGCCGACGGCGGAGCATTTCCCCGCCGAGAAGGCGGCGATCTGGTTCGAGCGCAGCGAGGCGACCGATACCGAGATCTTCACGCTGTTCGGGCCGTTCCTCGATGCGGTCGCGGCACATGACTGGGTGCTCGCCGATCTCGACCGGACCGAAATCGTCGGCCTCGTGATCATGCTCGACCAGTTCCCGCGCAACATCTTCCGGTCGGACAAGCGGGCCTTCGCCTATGACGCGGCCGCGCGGCGCCATGCCCGCGCGGCGATCGACGCCGGCGTGGGGCGCTTCGCACTCATCGAGCGGGTCTTCCTCTATCTTCCCTTCGAGCACAGCGAGGCGATTGAGGATCAGGACCTTTCGGTCCGCCTTTTCGAGGACCTGCTCGCCGCCGCGCCGGACGAGCAGAAGGAGACCTACAGGGACTATCTCGTCTTCGCCGAGAAGCACCGCGACCTCATCCGCCGCTTCGGCCGCTTCCCGCACCGCAACGACTGGCTCGGCCGGGAGAACACGGCCGAGGAAGCCGCCTTCCTCGCGGAGCATGGGCGCGGTTACTGA
- a CDS encoding DNA recombination protein RmuC: MAQQMQTALFDLAGHPVTLLEAALAGAALLILILLIAVLAGRRRAGEFAEDAAEERLAEVMRMQSEMAGRMNAMAELLARRQSDLVHGLSERMDMLGHRIGQSMTEQARSAHADLSRLNERLAVIDTAQKNLTELSSQVVGLQAILANKQTRGAFGQARMEAIVQDGLPRGRYAFQATLSNGNRPDCVVEFPNGAPRLVIDAKFPLEGWNAIRASEGGEFMRGAEAQFRRDIGKHLKDIAERYLIPGETQDTAFMFVPSESIFSSIHERFEDVVQQAHRLRVVIVSPSLLLLSIQVIQSILRDADMRAQAHLIQNEVMKLIEDVGRLDDRVAKLQTHFGQASRDIEDILVSTRKVKSRGERIGALELAEDDAPLPAQRDLLAGE, from the coding sequence ATGGCTCAACAGATGCAGACCGCCCTGTTCGATCTCGCCGGCCATCCCGTCACGCTGCTCGAGGCGGCGCTCGCCGGAGCGGCGCTGCTGATCCTCATCCTGCTGATCGCGGTCCTCGCAGGACGTCGACGCGCCGGCGAATTTGCGGAGGACGCCGCCGAGGAGCGCCTCGCCGAGGTGATGCGCATGCAGAGCGAGATGGCCGGGCGCATGAACGCCATGGCCGAGCTGCTCGCCCGACGGCAATCCGACCTCGTGCACGGCCTTTCGGAGCGCATGGACATGCTCGGCCACCGCATCGGGCAGAGCATGACCGAGCAGGCGCGCAGCGCCCATGCCGATCTCTCCCGCCTCAACGAGCGGCTGGCCGTCATCGACACCGCGCAGAAGAACCTCACCGAACTGTCGAGCCAGGTGGTCGGCCTGCAGGCGATCCTCGCCAACAAGCAGACGCGCGGCGCCTTCGGCCAGGCGCGGATGGAGGCCATCGTCCAGGACGGCCTGCCGCGCGGCCGCTACGCCTTCCAGGCCACGCTCTCCAACGGCAACCGGCCGGACTGCGTGGTGGAGTTCCCGAACGGAGCACCGCGGCTCGTCATCGACGCGAAATTCCCGCTCGAGGGCTGGAACGCGATCCGCGCCTCGGAGGGCGGCGAGTTCATGCGCGGCGCCGAGGCGCAGTTCCGCCGCGATATCGGCAAGCATCTGAAGGACATCGCCGAGCGCTACCTGATCCCCGGCGAGACTCAGGACACGGCCTTCATGTTCGTGCCCTCCGAATCGATCTTTTCCAGTATCCACGAGCGCTTCGAGGATGTCGTGCAGCAGGCGCACCGGCTGCGCGTCGTCATCGTCTCGCCCTCGCTGCTGCTGCTCTCGATCCAGGTGATCCAGTCGATCCTGCGCGATGCCGACATGCGGGCTCAGGCCCATCTCATCCAGAACGAGGTGATGAAGCTGATCGAGGATGTCGGGCGCCTCGACGACCGCGTGGCCAAGCTGCAGACGCATTTCGGCCAGGCGTCGCGCGACATCGAGGACATCCTCGTCTCGACCCGCAAGGTGAAGAGCCGCGGCGAGCGCATCGGCGCGTTGGAACTCGCCGAGGACGACGCCCCGCTGCCTGCCCAGCGCGACCTTCTCGCGGGGGAATGA